Proteins encoded within one genomic window of Corallococcus macrosporus:
- a CDS encoding redoxin domain-containing protein yields the protein MRRHRLSPALLPALALCMLLSACDRYDRPNLPVPESFSARTLEGRGLERAGLLGKPWVVSIWAPGUYACARKLPELDAVRREYEPKGVGFLALSLNPSEERTVREAARLGLGMTLAIAQGEVLGPLHVSTVPATVYIDRHGVVVAAISGERDRAFHTRRVKALLAGSP from the coding sequence ATGCGCCGCCACCGCCTGTCCCCTGCCCTGCTGCCCGCCCTCGCGCTCTGCATGCTGCTCAGCGCCTGCGACCGCTACGACCGGCCCAACCTCCCCGTGCCCGAGAGCTTCTCGGCGCGCACGCTGGAGGGCCGCGGCCTTGAGCGCGCGGGCCTGCTGGGCAAGCCCTGGGTGGTGAGCATCTGGGCACCAGGTTGATACGCCTGTGCTCGGAAGTTGCCCGAGCTGGACGCGGTACGCCGCGAGTACGAGCCGAAGGGGGTGGGCTTCCTCGCGCTCTCGCTCAACCCGAGCGAGGAGCGAACGGTGCGCGAGGCGGCGAGGCTCGGCCTGGGCATGACGCTCGCCATCGCGCAGGGCGAGGTGCTCGGCCCGCTGCACGTGTCCACCGTGCCCGCTACGGTCTACATCGACCGGCACGGCGTGGTGGTGGCCGCCATCAGCGGCGAGCGCGACCGGGCCTTCCACACGCGGCGCGTGAAGGCACTGCTCGCAGGGAGCCCGTAG
- a CDS encoding zf-HC2 domain-containing protein yields the protein MSGCSETWRERISEYFDGEASASESARAEAHLAACAACRQLAERYAGLRMALRGAASLPTVPRRLRTRIEVLGEGGGPPSAAARVHLPRSAPMRRLAAAAAALLLAVGLLWTGWPRGFNEVLAADLERHHLRAFSRAQPCEFESSDRTAVRAWARAQTGEEVEVPDVPGARLLGARRCRLDGRITISLLYRYGNHALTLFAPPRGSSAGAQGLAFAQKGPRCTKGPVGERICVVARGDDVTIAVSELGDSVLLSALSTPDEP from the coding sequence GTGAGCGGATGTAGCGAGACGTGGCGCGAGAGGATCTCGGAGTACTTCGACGGCGAGGCCAGCGCCTCGGAGAGCGCGCGCGCCGAGGCGCACCTGGCCGCGTGCGCAGCGTGCCGTCAACTCGCCGAGCGCTACGCCGGGCTGCGCATGGCGCTGCGGGGGGCCGCGTCCCTGCCCACCGTGCCTCGGCGGCTGCGGACGCGCATCGAGGTACTCGGCGAGGGTGGAGGCCCGCCCTCCGCTGCCGCCCGCGTCCACCTGCCGCGTTCCGCGCCCATGCGCCGCCTCGCCGCCGCCGCGGCCGCGCTGCTCCTCGCGGTGGGCCTGCTGTGGACGGGATGGCCGCGCGGCTTCAACGAGGTGCTGGCGGCGGATCTCGAGCGCCACCACCTGCGGGCCTTCTCCCGCGCGCAGCCCTGCGAGTTCGAATCCTCGGACCGGACGGCCGTGCGCGCGTGGGCGCGCGCCCAGACGGGCGAGGAGGTCGAGGTACCGGACGTGCCTGGCGCGCGGCTGCTGGGCGCGCGGCGCTGCAGGCTCGATGGCCGCATCACCATCTCCTTGCTCTACCGCTACGGCAACCACGCCCTCACGCTGTTCGCGCCCCCGAGGGGCTCGAGCGCCGGCGCGCAGGGCCTCGCTTTCGCGCAGAAGGGACCGCGCTGCACGAAGGGGCCCGTGGGTGAGCGCATCTGCGTGGTGGCGCGCGGCGACGACGTCACCATCGCGGTGTCGGAGCTGGGGGACTCGGTGCTGCTGAGCGCGCTCTCGACTCCGGATGAGCCGTAG
- a CDS encoding RNA polymerase sigma factor yields the protein MTPRGFISLVLPHLPTLLRTGLRLTRNPAHAEDLVQDTVVRALERRGELRSPEQLRGWLLAVQRTVHLNGARGLRPRLEVLQGGSGSEAPLPEPTGDLERELHARALSPSLTAGLAAIAPEWREALWLREVEELSYEEIAQVQDCPVGTVRSRLARARGALLDFMQGESGRERM from the coding sequence GTGACCCCCCGCGGCTTCATCTCGCTCGTGCTGCCCCACCTGCCTACGCTCTTGCGAACGGGCCTCCGCCTCACCCGGAACCCGGCCCACGCCGAGGACCTGGTGCAGGACACGGTCGTGCGCGCGCTGGAGCGGCGTGGCGAGCTGCGCAGTCCCGAGCAGCTTCGCGGCTGGCTGCTCGCGGTGCAGCGCACGGTTCACCTCAACGGCGCGCGTGGGTTGCGGCCTCGGCTGGAGGTGCTGCAGGGGGGCTCAGGCTCCGAGGCGCCCCTGCCCGAGCCGACGGGGGACCTCGAACGAGAGCTGCACGCGCGTGCCCTGAGCCCCTCGCTGACGGCGGGGCTCGCGGCGATTGCGCCCGAGTGGCGCGAGGCATTGTGGCTGCGTGAGGTGGAGGAGCTGTCGTACGAGGAGATTGCGCAAGTGCAGGATTGCCCCGTCGGCACCGTGCGCTCGCGGCTGGCGCGTGCCCGGGGGGCGCTCCTGGATTTCATGCAAGGGGAGAGTGGCCGTGAGCGGATGTAG
- a CDS encoding DUF6691 family protein, whose translation MKAALMAGLAGILFSLGLGLGGMTDPAKVVGFLDVAGDWQPGLAFVMAGAMGTYALLRRLILRQRRAPVLAPTFPALGNARPDARLVAGAALFGAGWGLAGYCPGPAFTSVGSGANPALLFVAAMVGGMLLFQLWEKRPVPARVQAPVPQR comes from the coding sequence ATGAAGGCCGCACTGATGGCCGGGCTCGCCGGCATCCTCTTCTCGCTCGGCCTGGGGCTGGGCGGCATGACCGACCCCGCCAAGGTGGTGGGCTTCCTCGATGTGGCGGGTGACTGGCAGCCCGGCCTCGCCTTCGTCATGGCCGGCGCGATGGGGACCTACGCACTGCTGCGCCGGCTCATCCTGCGCCAGCGCCGCGCGCCCGTGCTCGCGCCCACCTTCCCGGCGCTCGGCAACGCACGCCCGGACGCGCGGCTGGTCGCCGGCGCTGCGCTCTTCGGCGCGGGCTGGGGGCTCGCCGGCTATTGCCCGGGTCCCGCCTTCACCTCCGTGGGCTCCGGCGCGAACCCGGCGCTGCTCTTCGTCGCGGCAATGGTGGGCGGCATGCTGCTCTTCCAGCTCTGGGAGAAGCGCCCCGTGCCCGCCCGTGTCCAGGCGCCCGTCCCCCAGCGCTGA
- a CDS encoding YeeE/YedE family protein codes for MTQFLPPLLGGILIGLASSLLLLFNGRIAGISGIAGGLLLPPRGELAWRAAFVGGLVGGGLLLRALFPQVFGAPVVTGAGLTVLAGLLVGFGTRLGNGCTSGHGVCGLARGSLRSFVATGTFMVTGALTVFLVHHVLGGL; via the coding sequence GTGACACAGTTCCTCCCACCCCTGCTCGGCGGCATTCTCATCGGGCTCGCCTCGAGCCTGCTCCTCCTCTTCAATGGTCGCATTGCCGGCATCAGCGGCATCGCAGGCGGACTGCTGCTGCCCCCGCGCGGCGAACTCGCCTGGCGCGCCGCATTCGTCGGCGGGCTCGTGGGCGGCGGACTGCTGCTGCGCGCGCTGTTTCCACAGGTGTTCGGCGCCCCGGTGGTGACGGGCGCCGGCCTCACGGTGCTCGCGGGGCTGCTGGTGGGCTTCGGCACGCGCCTGGGCAATGGCTGCACCAGCGGCCATGGCGTGTGCGGTCTGGCCCGCGGCTCGCTGCGCTCTTTCGTCGCGACCGGCACCTTCATGGTGACGGGCGCGCTCACCGTGTTCCTCGTCCACCACGTTCTCGGAGGTCTCTGA
- a CDS encoding MsnO8 family LLM class oxidoreductase, translating into MATNSKPPRTSNPRGAAPQASPEDPLHSREDLVNDAILGTRRGTAPAAIPILDFAMAGRGVTAREALAGSIELARLVDRRGFTRYWVAEHHAMPGVTTSSPAMLLARLVGETHRIRLGAGGMMLPNFPPLVVAEQFGLLASFAPGRIDLGVGRAPGTDMATAAALRRGQVSPEDFPAQLGELLHFLEGHFPDGHPYKDGGVHAVPGPVQDQENGIPRSFARPPVWLLGSSDYSGRAGRGCAAPRRASGCRGAPRGQWGR; encoded by the coding sequence GTGGCCACCAACTCGAAGCCTCCCCGGACTTCGAATCCGAGAGGAGCCGCTCCCCAGGCATCTCCTGAAGACCCCCTTCATTCGAGAGAAGACCTCGTGAACGATGCAATTCTCGGTACGCGCCGCGGCACGGCGCCGGCTGCCATTCCCATCCTCGACTTCGCAATGGCGGGAAGAGGCGTGACGGCGCGCGAGGCCCTGGCAGGCAGCATCGAGCTGGCCCGTTTGGTGGATCGCCGGGGCTTCACCCGCTACTGGGTCGCCGAGCACCACGCCATGCCGGGCGTCACGACGTCGTCGCCCGCGATGCTGCTGGCCCGGCTCGTCGGCGAGACCCATCGGATTCGGCTCGGCGCGGGCGGCATGATGCTGCCCAACTTCCCGCCGCTGGTCGTCGCCGAGCAGTTCGGGCTCCTGGCCTCGTTCGCGCCGGGGCGCATCGACTTGGGCGTTGGCCGTGCGCCGGGCACGGACATGGCCACCGCGGCCGCGTTGCGGCGCGGACAGGTCAGCCCGGAGGACTTCCCGGCTCAGCTCGGAGAACTGCTTCACTTCCTGGAGGGCCACTTCCCCGACGGCCATCCCTACAAAGACGGTGGCGTCCATGCCGTGCCCGGCCCCGTCCAGGACCAGGAGAATGGCATCCCGCGCTCGTTCGCGCGTCCGCCGGTGTGGCTGCTGGGGTCGTCCGACTATTCGGGTCGAGCCGGCCGCGGTTGCGCTGCCCCTCGACGAGCGTCCGGGTGCCGAGGAGCACCGCGAGGCCAATGGGGACGTTGA
- a CDS encoding cysteine hydrolase family protein, with protein MTAPRTLLSMLGAPPAHPSPLDRAVLVIVDAQAEYLPSGNLPLAGIDAAVAETARLLELARRHGTPVFHVVHHGPAGSTIFDPRGPGSAIIPAVAPKEGEAVVTKALPNSFAGTDLHARIQATGRKELIIAGFMTHMCVSATTRAALDLGYSNTVVAAATATRDLPGPTGGVVPAAELQRNELAALGDLFALVVKDAGAWA; from the coding sequence ATGACTGCCCCCCGTACGCTTCTATCCATGCTCGGTGCCCCGCCGGCCCATCCCTCCCCGCTCGACCGCGCGGTGCTCGTCATCGTCGACGCCCAGGCGGAGTACCTGCCCTCCGGCAACCTGCCGCTCGCCGGCATTGACGCCGCGGTGGCGGAGACGGCGCGCCTGCTCGAGCTGGCCCGCCGCCATGGCACGCCGGTCTTCCATGTCGTGCACCACGGCCCCGCCGGCAGCACCATCTTCGACCCGCGGGGGCCTGGCAGCGCCATCATCCCGGCCGTGGCTCCGAAGGAAGGCGAGGCGGTCGTGACCAAGGCCCTGCCGAACTCCTTCGCCGGCACCGACCTGCACGCGCGCATTCAGGCGACGGGCCGCAAGGAGCTCATCATCGCGGGCTTCATGACGCATATGTGCGTCTCGGCCACGACGCGGGCGGCCCTGGACCTTGGCTACAGCAACACGGTGGTGGCCGCGGCCACCGCGACGCGCGACCTGCCCGGCCCCACCGGAGGCGTGGTGCCGGCGGCGGAGCTGCAGCGCAACGAACTCGCGGCGCTCGGCGATCTGTTCGCGCTGGTGGTGAAGGACGCGGGGGCCTGGGCGTAA
- a CDS encoding glutamine amidotransferase-related protein, whose product MTPRPPRAVLFQHDLPVGSGGLAAALAGAGFALEPRYREVRPGDADAELAVVLGGFMGAYEAQRYPILRDELSLLERRLARGLPTLGVCLGAQLLAQVAGARVYPDPQGMVVGVHPLVPTPAGRAHPVFAPDAPVFDVAHWHADTFDPVPGAIRLAGSERTPQELFALGSALGILVHPEVDASTFEGWARASPDSLARAGRTLEALAGDELPRLRSNAPRIEAFRVRLAHFLMGQVASLAGRVGGPGAPARVSE is encoded by the coding sequence GTGACGCCTCGCCCGCCTCGCGCCGTGCTCTTCCAACACGACCTGCCCGTCGGCTCCGGTGGGCTCGCCGCCGCGCTCGCGGGGGCGGGATTCGCCCTCGAGCCTCGCTACCGGGAGGTCCGCCCGGGGGACGCCGACGCGGAGCTCGCGGTCGTGCTCGGCGGCTTCATGGGCGCGTACGAGGCGCAGCGCTACCCCATTCTTCGTGACGAGCTGTCGCTGCTGGAGCGGCGGCTCGCGCGGGGCCTGCCCACCCTGGGCGTGTGCCTTGGCGCGCAGCTGCTCGCGCAGGTGGCCGGCGCGCGCGTATATCCGGACCCCCAAGGAATGGTCGTCGGCGTGCACCCGCTCGTGCCCACGCCCGCCGGCCGGGCCCATCCCGTCTTCGCGCCGGACGCCCCCGTCTTCGACGTTGCCCACTGGCACGCCGACACGTTCGACCCCGTTCCCGGGGCCATCCGGCTTGCGGGCTCGGAGCGCACGCCCCAGGAACTCTTCGCGCTGGGCAGTGCGCTCGGCATCCTCGTCCATCCCGAAGTCGACGCGTCCACCTTCGAGGGCTGGGCCCGAGCGAGCCCGGACTCGCTCGCCCGGGCCGGCCGCACGCTCGAAGCGCTCGCCGGGGACGAACTCCCGCGGCTTCGGAGCAACGCGCCCCGCATCGAAGCGTTTCGCGTCCGGCTCGCCCATTTCCTCATGGGCCAGGTCGCCTCGCTCGCGGGCCGGGTAGGAGGCCCGGGCGCCCCGGCGCGCGTCTCGGAGTGA
- a CDS encoding protein kinase domain-containing protein yields the protein MIATPSSCLTDEVLVELLEDQLTDEALAQVHRHAAGCVECRGLLATLTPGIQRSQVDDPQERETDSLPPDPVPWTPPPSFDAFRLERPLGRGGMGIVYLAHDTSLDRRVAVKFMASAQPDERFRDLFTTEARALARLQHANIVSVFSVGTVDGHPYIVSEYVVGETLAELPLPVPWRRVLSLGVGLARGLAAAHRQGVLHRDLKPSNALVTREGEVKLLDFGLAERFEVGAELASGSPLLVGTLPYMAPEVLAGGPSSARSDLYALGLILHELCTGQVPRRASRRPEDTPPRAALGPEVDPDFAAIILRCLAVDPHERFASAEALCEALEQLERSISPAPLAAGNPYRGLAPFAAEHRALFFGREGDIRAVLERLRTRPLVLVAGDSGTGKSSLCRAGVLPRVAAGDLGDGREPHVLTLWPGHRPIEALAAALAPVLGRREADLVTALTDTPAWLGQALRETHGRGRGLLLFIDQLEELLTLSDPGQAAHFARLLGELALPSPGVRVLLAVRGDFLTRLCALPGLGDEAERALYILRPLSPEGVREAIIGPARARGVAFESPELVQTLVASTAHGVGSLPLLQFALAELWERRDSAGGRITRSALEAMGGVAGALSRHADGVLARMSPAEHAAARRLLLQLVTAEGTRIERGAEDLADASDDTSRAALRVLVEGRLLHTRTVNGLPRWEIAHESLIRSWGTLRDWLDDDIGHRVLRKRVEAASAEWDRLRRASEALWGQRQLDEVRLLEPATLGSREQAFLSASHRAVRRARWGRGLTALVLALAVLASYGGLKLQAYLEDSRFIDAELGTAKEALASGRTLAARALASREESLAMFDGRAPSSLGPETATDATGLRSAAEKRWTETLALRDQAEAAFTRASRSLERGLDRDRHHADTRRLIAAVLSERVLLAESFHQRHERDAWLQRLEQEVDASKEGAAWLRRFHEPAELSFENLPSGAHVSLSRVVRTDGPFRQEPLPDTGSSRFVLPEGSYVAHVTQPGRVPVDVPVFLTHGTREALRLTLPTQVPEGYVYIPPGCFLLGSAEPEVVRRFTFSPPMHRYCLTGGYLVGRDEVTFGDWLRYLEDLPPDAPARRVLEQPHFGDGGAITLRWKQGTGWVFTFHRTREEFRTAKEGEPLLYAERTRHASVDWKQLPLSGVSAQDLEGYFYWLHRTRRLPGARLCGQHEWEYAARGADGRRYPHGDQLQPDDANIDATYDRRPLAFGPDAVGTHPASVSPFGLQDMAGNAYELTRSVTPEFGSVVLRGGSWYYDSFVAASADLSPGDATARDVRSGVRVCASFDPR from the coding sequence GTGATCGCGACCCCTTCCAGCTGCCTGACCGACGAGGTCCTGGTCGAGCTCCTCGAGGACCAGTTGACGGACGAGGCGCTGGCGCAGGTGCACCGCCACGCGGCCGGGTGTGTCGAGTGCCGGGGCCTGCTGGCCACGCTCACGCCCGGCATCCAGCGCTCGCAGGTGGACGACCCGCAGGAGCGGGAGACGGACAGCCTGCCGCCGGATCCGGTGCCCTGGACGCCGCCACCGTCCTTCGATGCGTTCCGCCTGGAGCGCCCGCTGGGCCGGGGAGGCATGGGCATCGTCTACCTCGCGCACGACACCTCGCTGGACCGGCGCGTGGCGGTGAAGTTCATGGCGTCGGCGCAGCCGGATGAGCGCTTCCGAGACCTGTTCACCACGGAGGCCCGGGCGCTCGCGCGGCTTCAGCACGCGAACATCGTCAGCGTGTTCAGCGTGGGCACGGTGGACGGCCATCCGTACATCGTCTCCGAGTACGTCGTCGGAGAGACGCTCGCGGAGCTGCCCCTGCCGGTGCCGTGGCGGCGGGTGCTGTCGTTGGGCGTGGGCCTGGCGCGGGGGCTCGCGGCGGCGCACCGCCAGGGCGTCCTCCACCGCGACCTCAAGCCCTCCAACGCGCTCGTCACGCGCGAGGGCGAGGTGAAGCTGCTCGACTTCGGCCTCGCCGAGCGCTTCGAAGTGGGCGCGGAGCTGGCGTCCGGCTCGCCGCTGCTCGTGGGCACGCTGCCGTACATGGCGCCGGAGGTGCTGGCCGGAGGCCCCTCGAGCGCCCGCAGCGACCTGTACGCGCTGGGCCTCATCCTCCACGAGCTGTGCACGGGCCAGGTGCCCCGCCGCGCCTCACGCCGTCCCGAGGACACGCCGCCCCGCGCCGCGCTGGGCCCGGAGGTGGATCCGGACTTCGCCGCCATCATCCTGCGCTGCCTCGCGGTGGATCCGCACGAGCGCTTCGCCTCGGCGGAGGCGCTGTGCGAAGCGCTGGAGCAGTTGGAGCGCTCCATCTCGCCCGCGCCGCTGGCGGCCGGCAATCCCTATCGCGGCCTGGCGCCGTTCGCGGCCGAGCACCGCGCCCTCTTCTTCGGACGCGAGGGCGACATCCGCGCCGTGCTGGAGCGCCTGCGCACGCGCCCGTTGGTCCTGGTCGCGGGCGACTCCGGAACGGGCAAGTCCTCGCTGTGCCGCGCGGGAGTGCTGCCCCGCGTGGCGGCCGGAGACCTGGGCGACGGACGAGAGCCGCACGTCCTCACGCTGTGGCCCGGCCACCGCCCGATTGAAGCGCTGGCCGCCGCGCTCGCGCCGGTGCTGGGGCGCAGGGAGGCCGACCTCGTCACCGCCCTCACGGACACGCCGGCCTGGCTGGGGCAGGCGCTGCGCGAGACGCACGGGCGCGGGCGGGGACTGCTGCTCTTCATTGATCAGCTGGAGGAGCTGCTCACCCTCTCCGACCCGGGACAAGCGGCGCACTTCGCGCGGCTGCTGGGAGAGCTGGCCCTGCCCTCCCCCGGCGTGCGCGTGCTGCTGGCGGTGCGCGGCGACTTCCTCACGCGCCTGTGCGCGCTCCCGGGTCTGGGGGACGAGGCGGAGCGCGCGCTCTACATCCTCCGGCCCCTGTCCCCGGAGGGCGTGCGCGAGGCCATCATCGGTCCGGCCCGCGCGCGGGGCGTGGCCTTCGAGTCACCGGAGCTGGTGCAGACGCTCGTCGCCTCCACGGCGCATGGCGTGGGCAGCCTGCCGCTCCTCCAGTTCGCGCTCGCGGAGCTGTGGGAGCGCCGCGACTCCGCCGGGGGCCGCATCACGCGCTCGGCGCTGGAGGCGATGGGCGGCGTGGCCGGAGCGCTGTCCCGGCACGCGGACGGCGTGCTCGCGCGCATGAGCCCGGCGGAGCACGCGGCGGCGCGGCGGCTGCTGCTCCAGCTGGTGACGGCGGAGGGCACGCGCATCGAGCGTGGCGCGGAGGACCTGGCGGACGCCTCGGATGACACGTCCCGCGCGGCGCTGCGCGTGCTCGTGGAGGGGCGGCTGCTGCACACGCGCACCGTGAACGGCCTGCCGCGCTGGGAGATCGCCCACGAGTCGCTGATCCGCAGCTGGGGCACGCTGCGCGACTGGCTGGACGACGACATCGGGCACCGCGTGCTGCGCAAGCGCGTGGAGGCGGCCAGCGCGGAGTGGGACCGGCTGCGCCGCGCCAGCGAGGCCCTCTGGGGTCAGCGCCAGCTGGATGAAGTGCGGCTGCTGGAGCCCGCCACCCTGGGCTCCCGGGAGCAGGCCTTCCTGAGCGCGTCCCACCGCGCCGTGCGCCGCGCACGCTGGGGACGGGGGCTCACCGCGCTCGTGCTCGCGCTCGCGGTCCTCGCGTCCTACGGCGGGCTCAAGCTCCAGGCGTACCTGGAGGACTCGCGCTTCATCGACGCGGAGCTGGGCACCGCGAAGGAGGCGCTGGCCTCGGGCCGCACCCTCGCCGCCCGGGCGCTCGCGAGCCGCGAGGAGTCACTGGCGATGTTCGACGGCCGGGCGCCCTCCTCGCTGGGCCCGGAGACGGCCACGGATGCCACGGGGCTTCGCAGCGCCGCGGAGAAGCGGTGGACGGAGACGCTCGCGCTGCGTGACCAGGCGGAAGCCGCCTTCACCCGCGCCAGCCGCAGCCTGGAGCGCGGCCTGGACCGGGACCGCCACCACGCCGACACGCGACGGCTCATCGCGGCGGTCCTGTCCGAGCGCGTGCTGCTGGCGGAGTCCTTCCACCAGCGACACGAGCGCGACGCGTGGCTGCAACGCCTGGAGCAGGAGGTGGACGCATCGAAGGAAGGCGCGGCCTGGCTGCGGCGCTTCCACGAGCCCGCGGAGCTGTCCTTCGAGAACCTGCCCTCCGGCGCCCACGTCTCCCTCTCGCGCGTCGTCCGGACGGACGGTCCGTTCCGCCAAGAGCCCCTGCCGGACACGGGCAGCTCGCGCTTCGTCCTCCCGGAGGGCTCCTACGTGGCCCACGTCACGCAGCCGGGACGTGTGCCCGTGGACGTCCCGGTGTTCCTCACGCACGGCACCCGGGAAGCGCTGCGCCTGACGCTCCCCACGCAGGTGCCCGAAGGCTACGTCTACATCCCGCCGGGCTGCTTCCTCCTGGGCAGCGCCGAGCCGGAGGTGGTGCGCCGCTTCACCTTCAGCCCGCCCATGCATCGCTACTGCCTCACCGGCGGATACCTGGTGGGCCGCGACGAGGTGACGTTTGGCGACTGGCTGCGCTACCTGGAGGACCTGCCTCCGGACGCGCCCGCGAGGCGGGTCCTGGAGCAGCCGCACTTCGGCGACGGAGGCGCCATCACGCTGCGGTGGAAGCAGGGCACGGGCTGGGTCTTCACCTTCCACCGCACCCGCGAGGAGTTCCGCACCGCGAAGGAGGGCGAGCCCCTGCTCTACGCGGAGCGCACGCGTCACGCGAGCGTGGACTGGAAGCAGCTCCCGCTGTCCGGTGTGTCCGCGCAGGACCTGGAGGGCTACTTCTACTGGCTCCACCGGACGAGGCGGCTGCCGGGAGCGCGCCTGTGCGGCCAGCATGAATGGGAGTACGCGGCGCGGGGCGCGGACGGCCGGCGCTACCCCCACGGCGACCAGCTCCAGCCGGACGACGCCAACATCGACGCGACGTATGACCGGCGGCCGCTGGCCTTTGGCCCGGACGCGGTGGGGACGCACCCCGCGTCGGTGAGCCCGTTCGGACTCCAGGACATGGCGGGCAACGCCTACGAGCTGACGCGCTCCGTGACGCCGGAATTCGGCAGCGTCGTGCTCCGGGGAGGCTCCTGGTATTACGACTCGTTCGTCGCGGCGAGCGCCGACCTCTCCCCCGGTGACGCGACCGCGCGGGACGTGCGCAGCGGCGTGCGCGTCTGCGCTTCGTTCGACCCGCGCTGA
- a CDS encoding GNAT family N-acetyltransferase: MKQDFERTTTERLLLRAVSEPDLEAVYALHSDPATNQFSRRGYMETREAARRILDVWLEDWARDGVGYWLVERLDAPGVVVGLGGVRHKELEGQRVLNLAYRFTPETWGSGYATEVSRVALALAARHLPHVPLVAIIHPNNVASIRVAERLGMRLDRHVTEDGIANRVYVIG, translated from the coding sequence ATGAAGCAGGACTTCGAACGCACGACCACCGAGCGGCTGCTGCTGCGCGCCGTCAGCGAGCCCGACCTGGAGGCCGTCTATGCCCTCCACTCGGATCCGGCCACGAACCAGTTCAGCCGCCGCGGCTACATGGAGACGCGCGAGGCCGCGCGGCGCATCCTGGACGTCTGGCTGGAGGACTGGGCGCGCGACGGCGTGGGTTACTGGCTGGTGGAGCGGCTGGACGCGCCCGGCGTCGTCGTGGGCCTGGGCGGCGTGCGCCACAAGGAGCTGGAAGGCCAGCGCGTGCTGAACCTGGCCTACCGCTTCACGCCGGAAACCTGGGGCTCCGGCTACGCGACGGAGGTGTCCCGGGTCGCGCTGGCGCTCGCGGCCCGGCACCTGCCACACGTCCCGCTGGTGGCCATCATCCACCCGAACAACGTCGCGTCCATCCGCGTGGCGGAGCGGCTGGGGATGCGCCTGGACCGCCACGTCACCGAGGATGGCATCGCCAACCGCGTGTATGTGATTGGCTGA